A genomic window from Coleofasciculaceae cyanobacterium includes:
- a CDS encoding M3 family oligoendopeptidase, translating into MSQTIKFADIQLETPTIEEVTAKYAQINTALDRAVTTTDKKAALQQWEDLRRRLDSWSALTSLHFSQDTTNEAYKQAQSYSDELRPKLTALEIAMKQRLLNSQDRTELESILGQQAFSLWSADVTTFEPAIELDLVQESKLVNQYVQLLASAQIEFKGETLNLSGIRKYTQDSDRQTRYAAEKARWNFFSQNEPQLNSIYDQLVKLRHKMAQKLGYDNYTGLGYKRMQRIDYTEADVANYRNEVVATVVPLAQKIIARKAQKLDLAEVYFWDESVFDLQGNPEPQGDHDWMLQQAQQMFDAMHPELGSFFAMMVNGNFIDLKTRPGKAGGGFCTSFPTEGVPYIFANFNNTKGDVEVFTHEMGHAFQAWQSRNLPLIDYLWPTLESCEIHSMSLEFLTWSQMEKFFGDDADRFREIHLAESILFLPYGCAVDHFQHLVYANPEATPAQRNQMWQEMEARYLPWRQYGEIKHPAQGGLWQEKQHIYCSPFYYIDYTLALCCAMQFWVKAQSDFNTALAEYITLCQRGGKAPFQSLTSSANLISPFKSGSLANVVETAQKFLHL; encoded by the coding sequence ATGAGTCAGACAATTAAGTTTGCCGATATACAGCTCGAAACTCCTACCATCGAAGAGGTTACGGCAAAATATGCTCAAATTAATACTGCTTTAGATCGGGCTGTTACTACCACAGACAAAAAAGCAGCTTTGCAACAGTGGGAAGATTTACGCCGTCGCTTAGATAGTTGGTCTGCTCTAACTTCACTCCACTTTAGTCAAGATACAACCAACGAAGCTTACAAACAAGCCCAGTCATATAGTGACGAACTACGACCAAAATTAACCGCCCTAGAAATAGCAATGAAACAGCGGTTATTAAACAGCCAAGATCGGACTGAATTGGAATCCATTTTGGGTCAACAAGCTTTTAGCTTATGGTCAGCAGACGTGACCACTTTTGAACCAGCGATTGAATTAGATTTAGTTCAAGAATCTAAGTTAGTTAATCAATACGTACAGCTATTAGCCTCCGCTCAAATCGAATTTAAAGGAGAAACGCTAAACCTTTCAGGAATTCGTAAATATACTCAAGATAGCGATCGCCAGACTCGTTATGCAGCCGAAAAAGCCAGGTGGAATTTTTTTAGTCAAAATGAACCTCAACTAAACAGCATTTACGACCAGCTAGTAAAACTACGTCACAAGATGGCACAAAAACTAGGCTACGATAATTACACTGGTTTAGGATACAAGCGAATGCAGCGCATTGACTACACTGAAGCTGATGTAGCTAATTACCGTAATGAGGTAGTCGCCACAGTTGTCCCTTTAGCACAGAAAATTATTGCTCGAAAAGCTCAAAAACTAGACTTAGCTGAGGTTTATTTTTGGGACGAATCGGTATTCGATCTTCAAGGAAATCCTGAACCACAGGGGGATCACGACTGGATGCTTCAGCAAGCACAGCAGATGTTTGATGCCATGCACCCAGAATTAGGCAGCTTTTTTGCCATGATGGTAAACGGTAATTTTATCGATCTCAAGACCCGCCCTGGTAAAGCGGGAGGTGGTTTTTGCACCAGCTTCCCAACTGAAGGAGTTCCCTATATTTTTGCTAATTTCAACAATACTAAAGGTGATGTCGAAGTATTTACTCACGAAATGGGTCATGCCTTTCAAGCTTGGCAAAGCCGTAACCTGCCTTTAATCGACTATCTCTGGCCCACCTTAGAATCCTGTGAGATTCATTCTATGAGTCTAGAATTTCTAACTTGGTCACAAATGGAAAAGTTTTTTGGTGATGATGCAGACCGTTTTCGCGAAATTCATCTAGCAGAATCGATCTTATTCTTACCCTACGGCTGTGCTGTAGATCATTTTCAACATTTAGTTTACGCTAATCCTGAAGCCACACCTGCTCAAAGAAATCAAATGTGGCAAGAAATGGAAGCACGTTATCTTCCTTGGCGACAGTATGGCGAGATAAAACATCCTGCCCAAGGCGGTTTGTGGCAGGAAAAACAACATATTTACTGTTCACCTTTTTATTATATTGATTACACTTTAGCTTTGTGCTGTGCGATGCAATTTTGGGTTAAAGCCCAGTCTGATTTTAATACTGCTTTAGCTGAATATATTACTCTGTGTCAACGGGGCGGAAAAGCACCTTTTCAAAGTTTGACAAGTTCAGCTAATTTAATTTCCCCTTTCAAATCTGGTTCACTAGCTAACGTGGTTGAAACAGCTCAGAAGTTTTTGCATCTTTAA
- a CDS encoding prolyl oligopeptidase family serine peptidase codes for MAKFYYPNNIDVFGVLVVTFSRNSLVYPNTNQVEQSDNYHGVEVKDPYRWLENPDSESTKVWITAQNQVTTAYLENIAVKSKIQQRLTHLWDYEKYGSPFKRGQRYFYFKNDGLQNQSVLYTLESLDDEAKVLLDPNTLSSDGTVALSGLSISDDGQWMAYGLSSAGSDWVEYRVKNIATGEASSDHLKWIKFSGASWTKDDQGFFYSRYDEPNEQTKLADVNYYQKLFYHRLGTEQTEDTLIYHRRDQKEWGFSGSVTEDGKYLIISVWLGTDSKNLVFYKNLEQPDSEVVELISDFEASYSVIDHDGDVFWVQTDLDAPRGKVIAIALNNPERSNWQEIIPEAPETLQSVGLLNNQFVAGYLKDARSLYLIFDLDGTLVREVELPGIGSAGGFGGERYDTETFYTFTSFTTPATIYRYDMTTGESQLFRQPQVDFDPNEYQTQQIFYSSQDGTKIPMFITHKKGIELDGNNPTYLYAYGGFNISLTPNFSISNLVWLEMGGIYAVPNLRGGGEYGEAWHQAGMKERKQNVFDDFIAAAQWLIDQKYTSKSKLAIAGGSNGGLLVGACMTQRPDLFAAVIPAVGVLDMLRFHKFTIGWAWCSEYGNPDNEQDFKTLYAYSPLHNLKEGIAYPATMITTADHDDRVVPAHSFKFAAALQAAHQGDNPVLIRIETKAGHGAGKPTSKIIEEAADKWAFLVANLEME; via the coding sequence ATGGCAAAGTTTTATTATCCTAATAATATAGATGTTTTTGGAGTTTTAGTTGTGACATTTTCTCGTAACAGTCTGGTCTATCCCAACACAAATCAAGTAGAACAAAGCGATAATTATCATGGAGTAGAAGTAAAAGATCCTTATCGCTGGCTAGAAAATCCGGACTCAGAATCAACCAAAGTCTGGATAACGGCGCAAAACCAAGTGACAACTGCCTATTTGGAAAATATTGCTGTTAAAAGCAAAATACAGCAAAGATTAACTCATCTTTGGGATTATGAGAAGTATGGTAGCCCGTTCAAACGAGGACAACGTTATTTTTATTTCAAAAATGATGGCTTACAAAATCAAAGTGTTTTATACACACTTGAATCCTTGGACGATGAAGCAAAAGTCTTACTAGATCCCAACACTTTATCGTCAGACGGTACAGTAGCACTATCAGGGTTATCTATTAGCGACGATGGCCAGTGGATGGCTTATGGTTTATCCAGTGCAGGATCGGATTGGGTAGAGTATCGAGTTAAAAATATTGCCACAGGTGAAGCTAGTTCAGACCATCTTAAATGGATCAAGTTTTCTGGTGCATCCTGGACGAAAGATGATCAAGGTTTTTTTTATAGCCGTTATGATGAACCTAATGAACAAACAAAATTAGCAGACGTTAATTATTATCAAAAGCTTTTTTACCATCGCCTCGGTACAGAACAAACAGAAGATACACTTATTTATCATCGCCGCGATCAAAAAGAATGGGGTTTTAGCGGTAGTGTTACCGAAGATGGTAAGTATTTAATTATCAGCGTTTGGTTGGGTACAGATAGTAAAAATCTAGTCTTTTATAAAAATCTCGAACAACCCGATAGTGAAGTGGTTGAATTGATTAGTGACTTTGAAGCCAGCTATAGCGTAATCGATCATGATGGAGATGTCTTTTGGGTGCAGACAGACTTAGATGCACCCCGTGGGAAAGTAATTGCGATCGCGCTAAATAATCCCGAGCGCAGCAATTGGCAAGAAATTATTCCAGAAGCACCAGAAACATTACAAAGTGTAGGATTGTTAAACAATCAGTTTGTGGCTGGTTATCTCAAAGATGCGCGATCGCTTTATTTAATTTTTGATTTAGACGGTACTTTAGTTCGAGAAGTAGAATTACCTGGCATTGGTTCTGCTGGTGGTTTTGGCGGCGAGAGATACGATACCGAAACTTTTTATACCTTCACTAGCTTTACTACCCCTGCAACTATTTATCGCTACGACATGACTACAGGAGAAAGTCAACTCTTTCGTCAACCTCAGGTAGATTTTGACCCTAACGAGTATCAAACCCAGCAGATATTCTATTCCAGCCAAGACGGCACTAAAATTCCCATGTTTATTACCCATAAAAAAGGGATTGAACTCGATGGTAATAATCCTACTTATTTGTATGCCTATGGTGGTTTTAATATTTCTCTAACTCCCAACTTTTCAATTAGTAATCTAGTTTGGCTAGAGATGGGCGGGATCTATGCCGTCCCCAATTTGCGGGGTGGTGGTGAATATGGTGAGGCTTGGCATCAAGCAGGCATGAAAGAGCGAAAGCAAAACGTTTTTGATGATTTTATAGCAGCAGCCCAATGGTTAATCGACCAAAAATATACCAGTAAATCAAAATTGGCGATCGCCGGTGGTAGCAACGGGGGATTGTTAGTTGGTGCTTGTATGACTCAGCGTCCCGATCTATTTGCTGCTGTTATTCCTGCTGTTGGGGTATTAGATATGCTGCGCTTTCATAAATTTACGATTGGTTGGGCATGGTGTTCTGAATACGGTAATCCAGACAATGAGCAAGATTTTAAAACTCTGTATGCTTACTCCCCGCTGCACAACCTAAAAGAAGGTATAGCCTATCCTGCCACGATGATTACCACTGCCGATCACGACGATCGCGTTGTTCCTGCCCATAGCTTTAAGTTTGCTGCCGCGCTGCAAGCTGCCCATCAGGGAGACAATCCTGTTTTAATTCGGATTGAAACCAAAGCAGGACATGGTGCGGGTAAGCCCACCAGTAAAATAATTGAAGAGGCGGCGGATAAATGGGCATTTTTAGTGGCAAATTTAGAAATGGAATAA
- a CDS encoding CDP-alcohol phosphatidyltransferase family protein: MADIKPHQRINDILFAPLERPALQWLAANMPVWVNPDILTGIGILGGITIFLGYWLSNYSPLMLWIASLGFVINWFGDSLDGSLARHRKIERPKYGFFVDHTVDAFNEVLIVIGLGLSPYVTFSVACLALIGYLLMSVLVYIRTYVEGVFQLSYGKFGPTEVRVILILLNTVMFFWGIPEAKLPLGLTIYDLPIAFIAAILGILFTVGSIQNAVELAKLNE, encoded by the coding sequence ATGGCAGACATTAAGCCACATCAAAGAATCAACGATATTCTCTTTGCGCCCTTGGAAAGACCTGCACTGCAATGGTTGGCAGCAAATATGCCAGTTTGGGTTAATCCTGATATTTTAACGGGGATTGGTATTTTGGGTGGCATAACGATCTTTTTGGGTTATTGGTTGTCAAACTACTCTCCTCTGATGCTATGGATTGCTAGCTTGGGATTCGTGATTAATTGGTTTGGTGACAGTTTAGACGGTAGTTTAGCGCGTCACCGCAAAATAGAGCGACCAAAATATGGTTTTTTCGTCGATCACACGGTAGATGCGTTTAACGAGGTGCTAATTGTAATTGGGCTTGGGCTATCACCCTATGTAACGTTTAGTGTCGCCTGTCTCGCACTGATTGGCTATTTGCTGATGTCAGTATTAGTTTATATCCGCACTTATGTAGAGGGAGTTTTCCAGCTTTCTTATGGCAAGTTTGGCCCGACTGAAGTACGAGTAATTCTGATCTTACTCAATACAGTAATGTTTTTCTGGGGTATCCCAGAAGCTAAATTACCCTTGGGATTGACCATTTACGATCTACCCATAGCTTTTATTGCTGCTATTTTAGGGA